In one Dreissena polymorpha isolate Duluth1 chromosome 7, UMN_Dpol_1.0, whole genome shotgun sequence genomic region, the following are encoded:
- the LOC127838975 gene encoding uncharacterized protein LOC127838975 isoform X1, which translates to MEGIYALENRFSNYMFFIQRIGWNHDGEVDITPAYQMLEQDTAGAFQNIPVPGNIMEFHDFLMNNNNNNLQHYIHIYHNAHQQLLEEFKNVRYNMAEMQQEIDSIKDTITDQHQLYQQLEHQQQTLNAEITALQDSICKQNTAVYNLQHSLSSPNFAPHEISRHQNSQKPASNQHNQHDNHCNHPDAYNMINEDNNHNYQLFNLQSYLTPSLSTYSMNQAQEEPNVKECYVEEHHCEHVYDESADFPSPATDADGSCDFSFYVDCFFGFH; encoded by the exons ATGGAAGGCATTTACGCGCTCGAAAATAGATTTAGTAATTACATGTTCTTTATACAAAGAATCGGCTGGAATCATGACGGAGAAGTGGACATCACGCCAGCCTACCAG ATGCTGGAGCAGGATACAGCTGGAGCATTCCAGAATATTCCTGTGCCTGGTAATATCATGGAGTTCCAcgattttttaatgaataataacaacaacaacctgCAACACTACATTCACATATACCACAACGCTCACCAACAACTTCTCGAGGAATTCAAAAACGTACGATACAATATGGCAGAGATGCAGCAAGAAATTGATTCCATTAAAGATACCATTACCGACCAGCACCAACTTTACCAACAATTAGAACACCAACAACAAACACTAAACGCAGAAATAACAGCACTTCAGGACAGCATATGCAAACAAAACACAGCAGTTTACAACTTACAACATTCACTCAGCAGCCCAAACTTCGCACCACATGAGATCTCCCGCCATCAAAACAGCCAGAAACCCGCATCTAACCAACACAACCAACACGACAACCATTGCAACCATCCCGATGCTTACAACATGATCAACGAGGACAACAATCACAACTACCAACTGTTCAATCTACAATCTTATCTCACTCCATCACTTAGTACATACTCCATGAACCAGGCACAGGAAGAACCAAACGTCAAAGAATGTTAC GTCGAAGAGCATCACTGTGAACACGTTTATGACGAATCTGCAGACTTCCCATCTCCAGCCACCGACGCAGACGGAAGTTGTGACTTTTCATTTTATGTTGATTGTTTTTTTGGatttcattaa
- the LOC127838975 gene encoding uncharacterized protein LOC127838975 isoform X2 yields the protein MEGIYALENRFSNYMFFIQRIGWNHDGEVDITPAYQDTAGAFQNIPVPGNIMEFHDFLMNNNNNNLQHYIHIYHNAHQQLLEEFKNVRYNMAEMQQEIDSIKDTITDQHQLYQQLEHQQQTLNAEITALQDSICKQNTAVYNLQHSLSSPNFAPHEISRHQNSQKPASNQHNQHDNHCNHPDAYNMINEDNNHNYQLFNLQSYLTPSLSTYSMNQAQEEPNVKECYVEEHHCEHVYDESADFPSPATDADGSCDFSFYVDCFFGFH from the exons ATGGAAGGCATTTACGCGCTCGAAAATAGATTTAGTAATTACATGTTCTTTATACAAAGAATCGGCTGGAATCATGACGGAGAAGTGGACATCACGCCAGCCTACCAG GATACAGCTGGAGCATTCCAGAATATTCCTGTGCCTGGTAATATCATGGAGTTCCAcgattttttaatgaataataacaacaacaacctgCAACACTACATTCACATATACCACAACGCTCACCAACAACTTCTCGAGGAATTCAAAAACGTACGATACAATATGGCAGAGATGCAGCAAGAAATTGATTCCATTAAAGATACCATTACCGACCAGCACCAACTTTACCAACAATTAGAACACCAACAACAAACACTAAACGCAGAAATAACAGCACTTCAGGACAGCATATGCAAACAAAACACAGCAGTTTACAACTTACAACATTCACTCAGCAGCCCAAACTTCGCACCACATGAGATCTCCCGCCATCAAAACAGCCAGAAACCCGCATCTAACCAACACAACCAACACGACAACCATTGCAACCATCCCGATGCTTACAACATGATCAACGAGGACAACAATCACAACTACCAACTGTTCAATCTACAATCTTATCTCACTCCATCACTTAGTACATACTCCATGAACCAGGCACAGGAAGAACCAAACGTCAAAGAATGTTAC GTCGAAGAGCATCACTGTGAACACGTTTATGACGAATCTGCAGACTTCCCATCTCCAGCCACCGACGCAGACGGAAGTTGTGACTTTTCATTTTATGTTGATTGTTTTTTTGGatttcattaa
- the LOC127838977 gene encoding uncharacterized protein LOC127838977 isoform X1, producing MEGIYVLENRFSNYMFFIQRIGWNHDGEVDITPAYQMLEQDTAGAFQNIPVPGNIMEFHDFLMNNNNNNLQHYIHIYHNAHQQLLEEFKNVRYNMAEMQQEIDSIKDTITDQHQLYQQLEHQQQTLNAEITALQDSICKQNTAVYNLQHSLSSPNFAPHEISRHQNSQKPASNQHNQHDNHCNHPDAYNMINEDNNHNYQLFNLQSYLTPSLSTYSMNQAQEEPNVKECYVEEHHCEHVYDESADFPSPATDADGSCDFSFYVDCFFGFH from the exons ATGGAAGGCATTTACGTGCTCGAAAATAGATTTAGTAATTACATGTTCTTTATACAAAGAATCGGCTGGAATCATGACGGAGAAGTGGACATCACGCCAGCCTACCAG ATGCTGGAGCAGGATACAGCTGGAGCATTCCAGAATATTCCTGTGCCTGGTAATATCATGGAGTTCCAcgattttttaatgaataataacaacaacaacctgCAACACTACATTCACATATACCACAACGCTCACCAACAACTTCTCGAGGAATTCAAAAACGTACGATACAATATGGCAGAGATGCAGCAAGAAATTGATTCCATTAAAGATACCATTACCGACCAGCACCAACTTTACCAACAATTAGAACACCAACAACAAACACTAAACGCAGAAATAACAGCACTTCAGGACAGCATATGCAAACAAAACACAGCAGTTTACAACTTACAACATTCACTCAGCAGCCCAAACTTCGCACCACATGAGATCTCCCGCCATCAAAACAGCCAGAAACCCGCATCTAACCAACACAACCAACACGACAACCATTGCAACCATCCCGATGCTTACAACATGATCAACGAGGACAACAATCACAACTACCAACTGTTCAATCTACAATCTTATCTCACTCCATCACTTAGTACATACTCCATGAACCAGGCACAGGAAGAACCAAACGTCAAAGAATGTTAC GTCGAAGAGCATCACTGTGAACACGTTTATGACGAATCTGCAGACTTCCCATCTCCAGCCACCGACGCAGACGGAAGTTGTGACTTTTCATTTTATGTTGATTGTTTTTTTGGatttcattaa
- the LOC127838977 gene encoding uncharacterized protein LOC127838977 isoform X2, which yields MEGIYVLENRFSNYMFFIQRIGWNHDGEVDITPAYQVKDTAGAFQNIPVPGNIMEFHDFLMNNNNNNLQHYIHIYHNAHQQLLEEFKNVRYNMAEMQQEIDSIKDTITDQHQLYQQLEHQQQTLNAEITALQDSICKQNTAVYNLQHSLSSPNFAPHEISRHQNSQKPASNQHNQHDNHCNHPDAYNMINEDNNHNYQLFNLQSYLTPSLSTYSMNQAQEEPNVKECYVEEHHCEHVYDESADFPSPATDADGSCDFSFYVDCFFGFH from the exons ATGGAAGGCATTTACGTGCTCGAAAATAGATTTAGTAATTACATGTTCTTTATACAAAGAATCGGCTGGAATCATGACGGAGAAGTGGACATCACGCCAGCCTACCAGGTAAAG GATACAGCTGGAGCATTCCAGAATATTCCTGTGCCTGGTAATATCATGGAGTTCCAcgattttttaatgaataataacaacaacaacctgCAACACTACATTCACATATACCACAACGCTCACCAACAACTTCTCGAGGAATTCAAAAACGTACGATACAATATGGCAGAGATGCAGCAAGAAATTGATTCCATTAAAGATACCATTACCGACCAGCACCAACTTTACCAACAATTAGAACACCAACAACAAACACTAAACGCAGAAATAACAGCACTTCAGGACAGCATATGCAAACAAAACACAGCAGTTTACAACTTACAACATTCACTCAGCAGCCCAAACTTCGCACCACATGAGATCTCCCGCCATCAAAACAGCCAGAAACCCGCATCTAACCAACACAACCAACACGACAACCATTGCAACCATCCCGATGCTTACAACATGATCAACGAGGACAACAATCACAACTACCAACTGTTCAATCTACAATCTTATCTCACTCCATCACTTAGTACATACTCCATGAACCAGGCACAGGAAGAACCAAACGTCAAAGAATGTTAC GTCGAAGAGCATCACTGTGAACACGTTTATGACGAATCTGCAGACTTCCCATCTCCAGCCACCGACGCAGACGGAAGTTGTGACTTTTCATTTTATGTTGATTGTTTTTTTGGatttcattaa
- the LOC127838977 gene encoding uncharacterized protein LOC127838977 isoform X3 produces MEGIYVLENRFSNYMFFIQRIGWNHDGEVDITPAYQDTAGAFQNIPVPGNIMEFHDFLMNNNNNNLQHYIHIYHNAHQQLLEEFKNVRYNMAEMQQEIDSIKDTITDQHQLYQQLEHQQQTLNAEITALQDSICKQNTAVYNLQHSLSSPNFAPHEISRHQNSQKPASNQHNQHDNHCNHPDAYNMINEDNNHNYQLFNLQSYLTPSLSTYSMNQAQEEPNVKECYVEEHHCEHVYDESADFPSPATDADGSCDFSFYVDCFFGFH; encoded by the exons ATGGAAGGCATTTACGTGCTCGAAAATAGATTTAGTAATTACATGTTCTTTATACAAAGAATCGGCTGGAATCATGACGGAGAAGTGGACATCACGCCAGCCTACCAG GATACAGCTGGAGCATTCCAGAATATTCCTGTGCCTGGTAATATCATGGAGTTCCAcgattttttaatgaataataacaacaacaacctgCAACACTACATTCACATATACCACAACGCTCACCAACAACTTCTCGAGGAATTCAAAAACGTACGATACAATATGGCAGAGATGCAGCAAGAAATTGATTCCATTAAAGATACCATTACCGACCAGCACCAACTTTACCAACAATTAGAACACCAACAACAAACACTAAACGCAGAAATAACAGCACTTCAGGACAGCATATGCAAACAAAACACAGCAGTTTACAACTTACAACATTCACTCAGCAGCCCAAACTTCGCACCACATGAGATCTCCCGCCATCAAAACAGCCAGAAACCCGCATCTAACCAACACAACCAACACGACAACCATTGCAACCATCCCGATGCTTACAACATGATCAACGAGGACAACAATCACAACTACCAACTGTTCAATCTACAATCTTATCTCACTCCATCACTTAGTACATACTCCATGAACCAGGCACAGGAAGAACCAAACGTCAAAGAATGTTAC GTCGAAGAGCATCACTGTGAACACGTTTATGACGAATCTGCAGACTTCCCATCTCCAGCCACCGACGCAGACGGAAGTTGTGACTTTTCATTTTATGTTGATTGTTTTTTTGGatttcattaa